A single genomic interval of Halobacillus halophilus DSM 2266 harbors:
- a CDS encoding FadR/GntR family transcriptional regulator has translation MDYKPIRSKKIYEQVADSLLESLKNGELNPGDKLDSVEHLAKSFSVGRSAVREALSALRAMGILEMRQGEGTFIKSFEASRFSLPTSAAFLMRTEDMKELLEVRQILEVGAAGSAALHRETEDLKPMEEALIAMAEANGNGELGEQADLDFHMAMVRATHNEMLIQLMNSVSEIMVQAMRETRKLLHSKERTEKLLQEHRRIFQAIKDGSEPQAREEMMIHLRNVEKSVSHILRK, from the coding sequence GTGGATTATAAACCTATAAGATCAAAGAAAATATACGAGCAAGTAGCGGATTCATTGTTGGAATCATTGAAGAATGGGGAATTAAATCCTGGAGATAAGCTTGACAGTGTAGAACACTTGGCGAAGAGTTTTAGTGTCGGTCGCTCTGCGGTAAGGGAAGCTTTAAGTGCGCTTCGAGCCATGGGGATCTTAGAAATGCGCCAGGGAGAGGGCACGTTCATAAAATCTTTTGAAGCTTCACGCTTTTCTTTGCCAACTTCAGCCGCTTTTCTAATGAGAACAGAGGATATGAAAGAACTGTTAGAAGTACGACAGATTCTAGAAGTTGGAGCTGCCGGTTCAGCTGCACTACACCGTGAAACGGAAGACTTAAAACCCATGGAGGAAGCTCTAATTGCAATGGCGGAAGCTAATGGAAATGGAGAACTTGGAGAACAAGCGGATCTTGATTTTCATATGGCCATGGTAAGAGCTACTCATAATGAAATGTTAATTCAATTAATGAATAGTGTTTCCGAAATCATGGTGCAGGCTATGAGGGAAACACGTAAACTTCTGCATTCGAAAGAAAGAACTGAAAAGCTTTTGCAGGAGCACCGTCGCATCTTTCAAGCCATTAAAGACGGCTCGGAACCTCAAGCACGTGAAGAAATGATGATCCATTTAAGAAATGTAGAAAAATCAGTTTCGCATATATTAAGGAAATAA
- a CDS encoding GNAT family N-acetyltransferase has protein sequence MNPILMDVRTEIETERLILKMPVPGDGAVVNKAIQESREELRPWLGFVQEVPTPEDTEVNTREAHAKFLTRENLRYLIFLRENGEFVGSTGFHNINWEIPKLEIGYWIDTIKSGKGYMREAVAALTKYAFQDLECVRVEIRCESGNLKSRSIPERLGYDLEGILRNEDLSVDGQRLTDTYIYAKVTE, from the coding sequence ATGAATCCAATTTTAATGGATGTTCGTACCGAAATTGAAACAGAAAGATTAATCTTAAAAATGCCAGTCCCAGGCGACGGGGCTGTAGTTAATAAAGCAATACAAGAATCACGAGAAGAACTACGGCCTTGGCTTGGCTTTGTCCAGGAAGTTCCAACTCCCGAGGATACAGAAGTAAACACTCGCGAAGCACATGCAAAATTTCTTACACGGGAAAATCTAAGATATCTTATTTTCTTACGAGAAAATGGAGAATTTGTAGGATCTACAGGTTTTCATAATATTAATTGGGAAATTCCTAAGCTTGAAATAGGATATTGGATCGATACCATAAAAAGTGGAAAGGGTTACATGAGAGAAGCCGTTGCAGCATTGACTAAATATGCATTTCAGGATTTAGAATGTGTGAGAGTAGAGATCCGTTGTGAATCTGGAAATCTTAAAAGCCGTTCGATTCCAGAAAGATTGGGTTATGATTTAGAAGGAATACTGCGAAATGAAGATTTATCGGTAGATGGGCAAAGACTCACTGATACATATATTTATGCCAAGGTGACAGAGTAA
- a CDS encoding methionine ABC transporter permease: protein MIEQFIELLPELNKSFLETLIMVGIGLLVALIVGLPLGILLFVTDRDLFLENRWLKSILGVVVNLVRSVPFIILLVFLLPFTNFLLGTTTGPVSASVSLSVAAIPFYARIVESAARDIDRGVIEAAIACGASPWLIIKDIIFPEIKPGLISGLTITAISLIGYSAMAGAIGGGGIGDLAIRYGYYRYDDFVMFTTVILLVVMVQVIQYAGDFISKSVKKS from the coding sequence TTCATCGAGTTGCTGCCGGAACTGAATAAATCGTTTTTAGAAACTTTAATTATGGTAGGGATAGGGCTTTTGGTAGCGTTAATTGTTGGTCTTCCATTAGGAATTCTTCTATTTGTTACCGATAGAGACCTTTTCTTAGAAAATAGATGGCTTAAGAGTATCTTGGGCGTTGTAGTTAACTTGGTAAGATCGGTTCCATTTATTATTTTACTTGTCTTTTTACTTCCATTTACAAACTTCTTACTTGGAACAACTACCGGTCCTGTCTCTGCTTCGGTCTCTCTATCAGTTGCTGCCATTCCTTTTTATGCTCGTATAGTGGAGTCAGCAGCCCGAGATATAGATCGAGGGGTCATTGAAGCAGCAATAGCTTGCGGAGCATCTCCATGGTTGATTATAAAAGATATCATCTTCCCGGAGATTAAACCGGGATTGATAAGCGGTTTAACTATTACGGCTATTAGTTTAATTGGATATTCCGCTATGGCAGGTGCAATCGGTGGTGGGGGAATAGGAGATTTAGCCATCCGTTACGGATATTACCGATATGATGATTTTGTAATGTTTACGACAGTCATTTTATTAGTGGTAATGGTTCAAGTAATTCAATATGCAGGAGACTTTATTTCAAAATCAGTAAAGAAAAGTTAG
- a CDS encoding DUF2294 domain-containing protein — translation MRVLEKKSLNSEIAGYIGKLLRDNFGKGPTSVYVSIKKPFISIYLKDFLAPIERLLVGQKNYQKVEETRDLMFEELIPEIKATLRVSADLHIKNFYYDWSLENKTGVLLGVMDNSESNDEHFYPEFPNKEILEEEMIKVSEIAQKAPDLLNSMYLNNRTLVMERKGILTELEKELIREGNKEQLLLSKRQLEKRLLDIKVFESILGVGIKDVFVDWDFYLDISYLIFIVKPK, via the coding sequence ATGAGAGTATTGGAAAAAAAATCGTTAAATTCAGAAATAGCAGGTTATATAGGAAAGCTACTTCGAGATAACTTTGGTAAAGGACCCACATCTGTATATGTATCTATTAAAAAACCATTCATTTCAATTTACCTAAAAGATTTTTTAGCTCCCATCGAACGATTACTGGTAGGGCAGAAAAATTATCAAAAAGTTGAAGAAACCCGTGATTTAATGTTTGAAGAGCTAATCCCTGAGATAAAGGCAACATTGAGAGTATCAGCGGACCTACATATAAAGAACTTTTATTATGATTGGTCCCTGGAAAATAAAACTGGCGTTTTGCTTGGAGTTATGGACAATAGTGAAAGCAACGATGAGCATTTTTATCCTGAATTTCCTAATAAGGAAATATTGGAAGAAGAGATGATTAAGGTCAGTGAAATAGCACAAAAGGCGCCAGATCTCCTTAACTCCATGTACTTAAATAATCGAACTCTGGTTATGGAACGTAAAGGGATTTTGACAGAGCTTGAAAAAGAACTAATTCGCGAGGGTAATAAAGAACAATTATTGTTAAGTAAAAGACAGCTTGAAAAAAGATTGCTGGATATTAAGGTGTTTGAGTCCATATTAGGTGTAGGCATTAAAGACGTCTTTGTGGATTGGGATTTTTATTTGGATATTAGTTATCTGATATTTATTGTTAAACCAAAATGA
- a CDS encoding DUF6612 family protein yields the protein MFKKLASLTAVLLVVMVPLQVAAEEMSAEELLKKSNEAMMELDSYTVRSITEQKMPMQGTEQVISTESEADITLDPFAMHQKVKTSLPESEKQLELESYWTEEGFYQQNPEGDWVKFEDNFPMSQSDIQELMTAQSQVSQASEFAKEMKVEEAEGSYVVSYEGDGEKLLKASQQLFQNSMDDKEMAKMMEEMMKQMTINNISYQLTIDKETHYMTGMMMNLDMDMEMEDMSTNMVQTFDMSIDNFNGVGTITIPDQVVDNAKSFEETLPEGGELPDTSSNDPGLALAGASLAMIAGGIFVYRRQMASRA from the coding sequence ATGTTTAAGAAGTTAGCCAGTTTGACCGCAGTTTTACTAGTAGTGATGGTACCGCTTCAGGTCGCAGCCGAGGAGATGAGTGCAGAGGAACTATTAAAGAAATCTAATGAGGCTATGATGGAGCTGGATAGTTACACGGTACGTTCCATAACGGAGCAGAAAATGCCAATGCAGGGCACGGAACAGGTTATTTCTACAGAATCCGAGGCTGACATAACATTGGATCCATTTGCGATGCACCAGAAGGTTAAAACCTCATTACCGGAAAGTGAAAAACAACTGGAACTTGAATCATACTGGACAGAAGAAGGTTTTTATCAGCAGAATCCTGAAGGGGATTGGGTTAAATTTGAAGATAATTTTCCAATGAGTCAATCCGACATTCAGGAATTGATGACGGCTCAATCTCAGGTTTCCCAGGCTTCAGAATTTGCAAAGGAAATGAAAGTTGAGGAGGCAGAAGGATCCTATGTAGTAAGTTATGAAGGTGACGGAGAAAAACTTCTGAAAGCTTCTCAACAACTTTTTCAAAACAGCATGGATGACAAAGAGATGGCGAAGATGATGGAAGAAATGATGAAACAAATGACTATTAACAATATTTCTTATCAATTAACAATTGATAAAGAAACTCATTATATGACTGGAATGATGATGAATCTTGACATGGATATGGAAATGGAAGATATGTCAACTAATATGGTACAAACTTTTGATATGTCTATCGATAATTTCAATGGAGTTGGAACCATTACCATTCCAGACCAAGTGGTGGACAACGCTAAGTCATTTGAAGAAACCCTTCCTGAAGGCGGTGAACTGCCAGATACTTCAAGTAATGACCCTGGTTTGGCTTTAGCTGGAGCGTCTCTCGCAATGATTGCTGGTGGAATTTTTGTTTACAGAAGACAAATGGCGAGTCGTGCCTAG
- a CDS encoding class D sortase, with protein sequence MNKVLVAIMLFGVLMAGFYGYQWWDGTKAAEKVPMEETEDWSKPDNKSVSKEAGKPSSTINNVETQITQKSKSPDPVTMSEEISKYEKGENVGRVVIPSIEMGYDTFWGADPEVLKQGVGMYVSEWTTTPEEKRHTVLSGHRETVFTELGDVKKDDSIFVEYDGKRYEYKVEKMWVTDADDRSVIVEKDEATLTLSTCYPLDFIGDAPDRYIIQSKLINVNDIVE encoded by the coding sequence GTGAATAAAGTTTTAGTAGCAATCATGTTATTCGGAGTCTTAATGGCTGGCTTTTATGGATACCAATGGTGGGACGGAACCAAAGCAGCTGAAAAAGTTCCTATGGAAGAAACCGAAGATTGGAGCAAACCTGATAATAAATCAGTAAGTAAAGAAGCCGGTAAACCCTCCTCAACAATAAATAATGTGGAAACACAGATAACCCAAAAAAGTAAGTCTCCTGATCCAGTCACTATGAGTGAAGAAATTAGCAAATACGAGAAAGGAGAAAATGTGGGAAGAGTAGTTATTCCGAGTATCGAAATGGGGTACGACACATTTTGGGGAGCTGATCCAGAAGTCTTAAAACAAGGAGTAGGTATGTATGTAAGTGAATGGACAACGACTCCTGAGGAAAAAAGACATACTGTACTTAGTGGCCATCGAGAGACCGTATTTACTGAATTGGGAGACGTAAAGAAAGACGACTCTATTTTTGTAGAATATGATGGAAAAAGGTATGAGTATAAGGTTGAAAAAATGTGGGTGACTGATGCTGATGACCGAAGCGTAATTGTGGAAAAAGACGAAGCTACTTTGACTCTATCCACTTGTTATCCGCTGGACTTTATAGGAGATGCGCCTGACCGATATATCATTCAGTCAAAATTGATAAATGTAAATGATATAGTCGAGTAA
- a CDS encoding MetQ/NlpA family ABC transporter substrate-binding protein, with protein sequence MKKVMMGIGFILIGFLLAACGGSEEENADASGKDTIRFGATSGPYSDMVTEAIAPLLEEKGYKVTNKEFTDYVQPNKALANGDLDANLFQHKIFLDSFKEEHDLELSEVIIVPTAPMGLYSNKYEDVQSIEEGSTLGVPNDPTNLARTLIVLEDEELITISEDVDPLRASLKDIEENPKNLEFVEVEAGQLPRLVDSEDLAAVPGNYALAAEMDLTNALALEDMPDDYRNRVAVKTEDLEKPFVKDMKEVIQSEEFEKIIDEKFKGFGKPAWMKEK encoded by the coding sequence ATGAAAAAAGTAATGATGGGGATAGGTTTTATTTTAATAGGCTTCCTGCTTGCAGCTTGTGGGGGTAGTGAAGAGGAAAATGCGGATGCATCTGGAAAGGATACCATACGGTTTGGTGCTACATCAGGTCCATATAGTGATATGGTTACCGAAGCAATAGCTCCTTTGCTCGAGGAAAAGGGTTATAAAGTGACAAATAAAGAATTTACTGATTATGTACAACCGAACAAGGCTTTAGCCAACGGAGATTTAGACGCTAATCTATTTCAACATAAAATATTTTTGGACTCATTTAAAGAGGAACATGACCTTGAACTCTCCGAAGTTATTATTGTGCCAACAGCACCAATGGGTCTTTATTCCAATAAATATGAAGATGTTCAAAGTATTGAAGAAGGAAGTACGTTAGGGGTGCCGAATGATCCCACTAACCTTGCCAGAACACTAATAGTTTTAGAAGATGAAGAACTGATTACAATCAGTGAAGATGTGGACCCACTACGCGCTTCTCTAAAGGATATTGAGGAGAACCCTAAGAATTTGGAATTCGTGGAAGTAGAGGCTGGTCAGCTCCCACGCCTGGTAGATAGTGAGGACTTAGCAGCTGTACCAGGAAACTATGCTCTGGCTGCAGAGATGGATCTGACAAATGCTCTAGCGTTAGAGGATATGCCGGACGATTACCGAAACAGAGTAGCTGTTAAAACAGAAGATTTAGAAAAACCTTTTGTAAAGGACATGAAAGAGGTCATTCAATCCGAGGAATTTGAGAAGATTATTGATGAGAAATTCAAAGGTTTTGGTAAGCCTGCATGGATGAAAGAAAAATAA
- the nhaC gene encoding Na+/H+ antiporter NhaC, which produces MPIYMAALPLFIMIVAMGFTIIKYEGAPHIPLLLGAFSASIVALFYGYSWNEIESSFYSGIHKALPAIVILLLVGLIIGSWIGGGIVGSLIFYGLKLISPGYFLISIMLLCTVVALSIGSSWSTMATIGVAGMGIGISMGISEPMIAGAIISGAYMGDKMSPLSDTTNLASGIADVPLFEHIKHLLYTTLPAYVIAAVIFGIVGQRFSVTGYESEQISLIMENLQSQFIISPWLLLVPVVVIVLVLLKIPALPALSVGVVLGFLCQVLIQGDAVGTGVLSLYDGYQLNTENELMNNLLNQGGLSSMMYTISLTIVAMIFGGVIEGTGMMKKMMDGIIHLVRSTRALVPATILTSIGTNITMAEQYISIIVPARMYADTYNQKNLHRKNLSRAVEDGGTVTSVLVPWNTGGIFVAGTLGVETLSYLPYAFFNLATPVISILLALTGFSIVKAGLEEKSSSKMNRNIG; this is translated from the coding sequence ATGCCTATATATATGGCTGCATTGCCCCTGTTCATCATGATTGTAGCAATGGGATTTACAATTATAAAGTATGAAGGAGCTCCTCATATCCCCTTATTATTAGGAGCTTTTTCAGCGTCCATTGTAGCTTTGTTTTATGGATATTCTTGGAACGAAATAGAAAGTAGTTTTTACTCTGGTATACATAAGGCACTGCCTGCCATTGTTATATTGCTTTTAGTTGGTTTAATTATTGGTTCATGGATCGGAGGCGGAATCGTAGGGAGTTTAATTTTTTATGGACTCAAGCTCATTTCACCTGGTTATTTTCTTATTTCCATTATGCTTCTTTGTACAGTGGTTGCTTTATCAATTGGCAGTTCCTGGTCCACCATGGCTACGATTGGGGTAGCGGGTATGGGAATAGGAATCAGCATGGGCATTTCTGAACCTATGATTGCGGGGGCTATCATCTCGGGCGCGTATATGGGGGATAAAATGTCTCCTCTTTCCGATACCACAAATCTAGCTTCAGGGATAGCAGATGTTCCTTTATTCGAACATATTAAACATTTGCTTTATACTACACTCCCAGCCTACGTGATAGCTGCAGTTATTTTTGGGATAGTAGGGCAGAGGTTTTCGGTAACAGGATATGAAAGCGAGCAAATATCCTTAATTATGGAGAACCTACAATCTCAATTCATTATTTCTCCATGGCTCTTGTTAGTTCCGGTAGTTGTAATTGTATTGGTACTTTTAAAGATACCTGCATTGCCTGCTCTTAGTGTAGGTGTTGTGCTGGGATTTTTATGTCAAGTTCTTATTCAGGGAGATGCAGTAGGAACTGGGGTGTTATCACTATATGATGGATACCAATTGAATACTGAAAATGAGCTGATGAATAATTTATTGAACCAGGGTGGACTTAGCAGTATGATGTACACCATTTCTCTGACCATTGTAGCTATGATTTTCGGAGGAGTTATTGAAGGTACTGGAATGATGAAGAAGATGATGGATGGAATCATCCACTTGGTACGCTCTACGCGCGCGTTGGTTCCTGCCACTATTTTAACTTCTATTGGTACGAACATCACGATGGCTGAACAATATATTTCGATTATAGTTCCAGCACGCATGTACGCAGATACTTATAATCAGAAAAACCTCCATAGAAAGAACTTATCGCGTGCAGTAGAGGATGGTGGGACTGTTACAAGCGTACTGGTTCCTTGGAATACTGGAGGTATATTTGTAGCCGGAACTCTTGGGGTAGAAACCCTTTCCTATCTTCCTTATGCTTTTTTTAATTTAGCAACCCCTGTGATATCTATTTTATTGGCGTTGACAGGGTTTAGCATAGTTAAAGCTGGACTGGAAGAAAAGAGTTCTTCAAAGATGAATAGAAATATCGGGTGA
- a CDS encoding NAD(P)/FAD-dependent oxidoreductase, with the protein MEDIIIIGAGVSSIFFAHKLVQENNNLSIRIIDKGKPLMERKCGLDEGLSCTCGEDCNKYIGYAGLGKSEGKFNYTNDFGGDLGRKIGEERTLELMKEVDRTLQRFGAESVGLYSTKNELLAAKAEKLGLEVLSAQVRHLGTQVAVEVFQELYETMKKHIHFTFETNVISVQSKAHSFLIETDKGNFHSKQLVIGTGKSGGKWLEKQMKDLGLKTGETRLDLGLRIEMKEDQLDSILKETFETKLRCRGEGYEATTYCMNPRGRIIRKYQNGLVMPDGQNKNEEKTESGNLNFTLFVPRYLSSYDKAMQTAQCIIGGINQDNERIITQRLGDFYANRPSSELSSNLIRPSLEAEAGNLVDEIPGLYLRAVLEFMEKLENLIEKPIHPDTLVYGMDAKFYEPQINTTKDFETEIEGLFLIGDCSGVTHSLSQAAASGLYVADRILQKNKGLGPSSNITRLSW; encoded by the coding sequence ATGGAAGATATTATCATTATAGGGGCTGGGGTAAGCAGTATATTTTTTGCTCACAAACTGGTTCAGGAGAATAATAACTTGTCGATACGGATTATAGATAAAGGAAAACCACTCATGGAGAGAAAGTGCGGATTGGATGAAGGTTTATCATGCACTTGTGGTGAGGATTGCAATAAATACATAGGGTATGCAGGCCTCGGGAAATCAGAAGGGAAATTTAATTATACAAATGATTTTGGAGGAGATTTGGGACGTAAGATAGGGGAAGAAAGAACCCTGGAGTTAATGAAAGAAGTAGACCGCACACTTCAAAGGTTTGGTGCAGAAAGTGTAGGGTTATACAGCACAAAAAATGAATTACTTGCAGCTAAAGCTGAAAAACTTGGTTTAGAAGTATTATCTGCACAAGTGAGACATTTGGGAACTCAAGTAGCTGTGGAGGTTTTCCAAGAACTCTACGAGACAATGAAAAAACACATTCACTTTACATTTGAAACAAATGTTATATCGGTTCAATCAAAAGCTCATAGTTTTTTGATAGAAACAGACAAAGGGAATTTTCATAGTAAACAACTAGTTATAGGAACAGGAAAAAGCGGAGGTAAGTGGCTAGAGAAGCAAATGAAAGACCTTGGTCTTAAAACTGGTGAAACTAGACTGGATCTGGGTTTAAGGATAGAGATGAAAGAAGACCAGCTGGACTCTATTTTAAAGGAAACATTTGAGACGAAGCTAAGATGTCGAGGGGAAGGATATGAAGCCACGACGTACTGTATGAACCCCCGCGGACGTATTATTCGTAAGTATCAGAACGGTCTCGTAATGCCTGATGGGCAAAATAAAAATGAAGAAAAGACCGAAAGTGGTAATTTAAATTTTACTCTATTTGTCCCCCGCTACCTCTCATCTTATGACAAGGCTATGCAGACAGCCCAATGTATAATAGGAGGAATTAATCAAGATAATGAACGAATTATTACCCAACGCCTAGGTGATTTTTATGCTAATCGTCCTTCTTCCGAGCTTTCATCTAACTTAATCAGACCCAGCCTTGAAGCAGAGGCGGGGAATTTAGTAGATGAAATACCTGGTTTATATCTCCGTGCAGTACTGGAATTTATGGAGAAATTGGAGAACCTTATTGAAAAACCAATCCATCCGGATACTTTGGTTTATGGAATGGATGCTAAATTCTATGAACCACAAATTAATACTACGAAAGATTTCGAAACTGAAATAGAAGGTTTATTTTTAATTGGCGATTGTTCAGGTGTCACACACTCTTTATCTCAAGCGGCTGCCAGTGGGCTTTACGTAGCAGATAGGATACTGCAAAAGAATAAAGGCCTTGGTCCATCATCTAATATAACGAGGTTAAGCTGGTGA
- a CDS encoding 3-ketoacyl-ACP reductase yields MGQSIEGKIAYITGAGQGIGRATAIQLAREGVNVGLMARTESKLLEVAKEAEGYGVKASIATVDIADIKQVEQAVSSLQSSLGNADILINNAGIGTYGSFLEIEPEEWKHTLEVNLFGTYHVTRTVLPQMIEKDQGDIINISSSSGLKGTAGSTAYSASKFALQGMTEALMQEVRRNNIRVFTLNPSLVATELSFGEELSEQDKEKYMQPEDLAEYMVAQLKLHPRIFIKTSLQWATNPF; encoded by the coding sequence ATGGGACAATCTATTGAAGGCAAAATTGCTTACATTACCGGTGCCGGCCAAGGAATCGGCCGCGCTACTGCTATTCAGCTTGCTCGTGAAGGAGTAAACGTTGGACTTATGGCACGTACGGAAAGTAAGTTATTAGAAGTAGCTAAGGAGGCTGAAGGCTACGGAGTAAAGGCAAGCATAGCTACCGTTGATATTGCGGATATAAAGCAAGTAGAACAAGCTGTGTCAAGCTTACAATCTTCCCTCGGGAATGCGGATATTCTTATTAATAACGCAGGGATTGGAACCTATGGATCGTTTCTTGAAATCGAACCAGAAGAGTGGAAGCACACCCTCGAAGTCAACCTATTTGGAACCTATCACGTAACCCGAACCGTCTTACCTCAAATGATTGAGAAGGACCAGGGAGATATCATTAACATTTCTTCAAGCAGTGGACTTAAAGGGACAGCCGGATCCACAGCCTACAGCGCTTCTAAATTCGCTTTACAAGGAATGACAGAAGCTCTTATGCAGGAAGTTAGGAGAAATAACATTCGTGTATTTACACTTAATCCCAGCCTGGTAGCTACTGAGCTTTCCTTCGGGGAAGAATTGAGTGAGCAGGATAAAGAGAAATATATGCAGCCGGAAGACCTGGCAGAATATATGGTTGCTCAGCTCAAACTACACCCTCGTATCTTCATTAAGACATCACTGCAGTGGGCTACTAACCCTTTTTAA
- a CDS encoding YjzC family protein — MADRYKTGENVPENGTYEFDGLTDGRKQSNPTEDEKQVKLESGETFPPLRSSKEGAYWKKVK, encoded by the coding sequence ATGGCAGATCGTTACAAGACAGGCGAAAACGTACCAGAAAATGGAACATACGAATTTGATGGACTTACGGACGGCCGTAAACAAAGCAATCCTACAGAAGATGAAAAACAAGTGAAACTTGAAAGCGGAGAAACATTTCCTCCTCTACGCTCCAGTAAAGAAGGAGCTTACTGGAAGAAAGTTAAATAG